A single region of the Plantactinospora soyae genome encodes:
- a CDS encoding aldo/keto reductase: MTKQQVPVVTLPSGEAIPALGQGTWGMAEDPGRRDAEIAALRAGVDVGLTVIDTAEVYADGAAEKLVGEALGDRREEIFLISKISSEHATGTGTAAACERSLERLGTDRIDLYLLHQRGSAPLAETVEAFTNLMTQGLIRHWGVSNFDVPEVVELTGIPGGTAVETDQIPYNLTRRGIEWDLLPRCRAAGLPVMAYSPLERGRMLDHPALAAVAQRHGATPGQVGLAWLLAQPGVCTVTKASSPARVLENRAAIELTLTDDDLAELDRAFPPPSGPRPLELL; encoded by the coding sequence ATGACGAAACAGCAGGTTCCGGTGGTGACACTCCCATCCGGCGAGGCGATCCCGGCCCTCGGCCAGGGCACCTGGGGAATGGCGGAGGACCCTGGACGGCGGGACGCCGAGATCGCGGCACTTCGCGCGGGAGTGGACGTCGGGCTTACCGTCATCGACACCGCCGAGGTGTACGCCGACGGCGCAGCCGAGAAACTGGTCGGTGAGGCGCTCGGCGACCGACGCGAGGAGATCTTCCTGATCAGCAAGATCTCCTCGGAGCACGCGACCGGAACCGGCACCGCCGCGGCCTGCGAACGGAGCCTGGAACGGCTGGGCACCGATCGCATCGACCTGTACCTCCTGCACCAGCGGGGGTCCGCGCCGCTAGCGGAGACGGTCGAGGCGTTCACCAATCTGATGACCCAGGGGCTGATCCGGCACTGGGGCGTGAGCAACTTCGACGTCCCCGAGGTGGTCGAACTGACCGGCATCCCCGGCGGTACGGCGGTCGAGACCGATCAGATCCCGTACAACCTGACCCGGCGGGGCATCGAGTGGGACCTGCTCCCCCGCTGCCGCGCGGCGGGCCTGCCCGTGATGGCGTACTCGCCGCTGGAACGGGGCCGGATGCTCGACCATCCGGCGCTGGCCGCCGTGGCGCAGCGGCACGGCGCCACCCCCGGGCAGGTGGGGCTCGCCTGGCTGCTGGCTCAGCCGGGAGTCTGCACGGTGACCAAGGCGAGTTCCCCGGCCCGGGTGTTGGAGAACCGGGCCGCCATCGAGCTGACCCTCACCGACGACGATCTCGCCGAACTCGACCGGGCGTTCCCGCCGCCGAGCGGACCGAGGCCGCTGGAACTGCTCTGA
- a CDS encoding NAD(P)/FAD-dependent oxidoreductase, with product MTKPRVVIVGAGFAGYHAAKNLSRIARDQAEIVLLNPTDYFLYLPLLPEVAAGILEPSRVSVSLAGTLDGVRIVIGEASHIDLNAKRVDYTGAEGEPGGIGYDRLIVAVGSVNKLMPIPGVTEHAHGFRGLPEALYLHDHVVCQIELAEATDDPAERDARTTFVVVGAGYTGTEVAAHGQLFTDALAAQHPRLGVRPKWLLLDLAERVLPELDQRMSETAKRVLDGRGVDVRMGTTVKEATADGVRLSDGEYVATRSLIWCVGVRPDPLVADLGLRTERGRLVVDEFLGVPGFPDVFACGDAAAVPDLTRPGEATAMTAQHAQRQGKLAAHNVAASYGQGRRRPYRHHDLGFVVDLGGTDAAANPLHVPLAGLPAKAVTRGYHLLALPGNRARVSADWLLDAALTRQAVQLGLVPANAVPLESASPELPARH from the coding sequence ATGACGAAACCGCGCGTTGTGATCGTCGGGGCCGGGTTCGCTGGCTATCACGCGGCGAAGAACCTGTCCCGGATCGCCCGTGATCAGGCGGAGATCGTGCTACTGAACCCCACCGACTACTTCCTGTACCTCCCGCTCCTGCCCGAGGTGGCCGCCGGGATCCTGGAACCCAGCCGGGTCTCGGTATCCCTCGCCGGCACGCTGGACGGGGTACGGATCGTCATCGGCGAGGCGAGCCACATCGACCTGAACGCCAAGCGGGTCGACTACACCGGCGCCGAGGGCGAGCCGGGCGGCATCGGTTACGACCGGCTGATCGTCGCCGTCGGCAGCGTCAACAAGCTGATGCCGATCCCGGGGGTCACCGAACACGCGCACGGGTTCCGGGGTCTGCCGGAGGCGCTGTACCTGCATGACCACGTGGTCTGCCAGATCGAGCTGGCCGAGGCGACCGACGACCCGGCCGAGCGGGACGCGCGTACGACGTTCGTGGTCGTCGGCGCCGGCTACACCGGTACGGAGGTGGCGGCACACGGCCAGTTGTTCACCGACGCGCTGGCCGCCCAGCATCCCCGACTGGGCGTACGGCCGAAGTGGCTGCTGCTCGATCTCGCCGAGCGGGTCCTGCCCGAGCTGGACCAGCGGATGTCCGAGACGGCCAAGCGGGTGCTCGACGGCCGGGGCGTCGACGTCCGGATGGGCACCACGGTCAAGGAGGCGACGGCCGACGGCGTACGGCTCAGCGACGGCGAGTACGTCGCGACCCGGTCCCTGATCTGGTGCGTCGGGGTGCGCCCCGATCCACTGGTGGCCGACCTCGGCCTGCGTACCGAGCGGGGGCGGCTCGTGGTCGACGAGTTCCTCGGGGTGCCCGGGTTCCCGGACGTCTTCGCGTGTGGTGACGCCGCCGCCGTACCCGACCTGACCCGGCCGGGGGAGGCGACCGCGATGACGGCACAACACGCCCAGCGGCAGGGGAAACTCGCCGCCCACAACGTCGCCGCGTCGTACGGGCAGGGCCGGCGCCGGCCGTACCGGCACCACGACCTCGGGTTCGTGGTGGATCTCGGTGGCACCGACGCGGCCGCGAACCCGTTGCACGTGCCGCTGGCCGGGCTGCCGGCGAAGGCGGTCACCCGGGGCTACCACCTGTTGGCGTTGCCGGGCAACCGGGCCCGGGTCAGCGCCGACTGGCTGCTCGACGCGGCGCTGACCCGGCAGGCCGTACAGCTCGGTCTGGTGCCGGCGAACGCCGTACCCCTGGAGAGCGCGTCCCCGGAGCTGCCGGCCCGACACTAG
- a CDS encoding M20/M25/M40 family metallo-hydrolase has product MTADELRGDGPTKSSRRTFLSAATVTAAATVAVPVVVAGSAAASAQSGGSGPGRPVRPQSPDRELRELLREVDQRRIEAIVRRLAAFGTRHTLSSQDDPERGIGAARDWIHQQMQGYAAGSGGRMTVELQSYVQEPASRIPVPTRITNVVATLRGESSPDRIYVVTGHYDSRCTDVMDATSDSPGADDDASGVAVLMELARVMATRRSEATIVFAAVAAEEQGLYGSGYMARQYKAAGADVQGMFSDDIVGSSTADDGTRDRRTVRLFAEGVPTAETPAEGNTRRSVGGENDSPSRQLARFVCDVAENDSTGMRIRVIYRRDRYLRGSDHISFLEQGYPAGRFTEPNEDFAHQHQDVRVVDGKQYGDLPEFCDFEYITRVARVNGAALWSLAQGPGTPKGAIIVTSNLTNDTELRWTRGTEPDLAGYEVVWRETTSPEWTHVIEVGDVSTVTIDLSKDNVFFGVRAVDTAGHRSPVAFPRPGS; this is encoded by the coding sequence ATGACAGCCGATGAGCTCCGAGGCGATGGACCCACGAAGTCCAGCCGCCGCACGTTCCTGTCCGCCGCCACGGTCACCGCGGCCGCGACCGTCGCCGTACCGGTGGTCGTTGCCGGGTCCGCCGCGGCCAGCGCCCAGAGCGGGGGCTCGGGTCCGGGTCGACCGGTCCGGCCGCAGTCCCCAGATCGTGAACTGCGGGAACTGCTCCGCGAGGTCGACCAGCGCCGGATCGAGGCGATCGTCCGGCGGCTTGCCGCGTTCGGCACCCGGCACACCCTGTCCAGCCAGGACGACCCGGAGCGCGGGATCGGCGCCGCCCGGGACTGGATCCACCAGCAGATGCAGGGCTACGCCGCCGGCTCCGGTGGGCGGATGACGGTGGAACTCCAGTCGTACGTCCAGGAGCCGGCCTCCCGGATCCCGGTGCCGACCCGGATCACGAACGTGGTGGCCACCCTGCGCGGAGAGTCGTCGCCGGACCGGATCTACGTGGTGACCGGACACTACGACTCCCGGTGCACCGACGTGATGGACGCGACCAGCGACTCGCCCGGTGCGGACGACGACGCCTCCGGGGTGGCGGTGCTGATGGAACTGGCCCGGGTGATGGCGACCCGGCGCAGCGAGGCGACCATCGTCTTCGCCGCCGTGGCCGCCGAGGAACAGGGCCTGTACGGGTCGGGGTACATGGCCCGGCAGTACAAGGCGGCCGGGGCCGACGTGCAGGGGATGTTCAGCGACGACATCGTGGGCAGCAGCACGGCGGACGACGGTACCCGGGACCGGCGGACCGTCCGGCTCTTCGCCGAGGGGGTGCCGACGGCCGAGACCCCGGCGGAGGGGAACACCCGGCGTTCCGTGGGCGGCGAGAACGACTCGCCGAGCCGCCAGTTGGCCCGGTTCGTCTGTGACGTCGCGGAGAACGACAGCACCGGGATGCGAATCCGGGTGATCTACCGCCGGGACCGCTACCTGCGCGGCAGCGACCACATCTCGTTCCTGGAGCAGGGTTATCCGGCGGGTCGGTTCACCGAGCCGAACGAGGACTTCGCGCACCAGCACCAGGACGTCCGGGTGGTCGACGGCAAGCAGTACGGCGACCTGCCGGAGTTCTGCGACTTCGAGTACATCACCCGGGTGGCCAGGGTGAACGGCGCGGCACTGTGGTCCCTCGCCCAGGGCCCCGGTACGCCGAAGGGCGCCATCATCGTCACGAGCAACCTGACCAACGACACCGAACTGCGGTGGACCCGGGGCACCGAGCCCGACCTGGCCGGCTACGAGGTCGTCTGGCGGGAGACCACCTCGCCCGAGTGGACCCACGTGATCGAGGTCGGTGACGTCAGCACGGTCACCATCGACCTGTCCAAGGACAACGTCTTCTTCGGAGTACGGGCCGTCGACACGGCCGGGCACCGCAGCCCGGTGGCCTTCCCCCGCCCCGGTAGCTGA
- the kdpF gene encoding K(+)-transporting ATPase subunit F — MNPVNLIGLVVAAGLAVFLLFALLFPERF, encoded by the coding sequence GTGAACCCAGTCAACCTGATCGGCCTGGTCGTCGCGGCTGGGCTGGCCGTCTTCCTGCTGTTCGCACTCCTGTTCCCGGAGCGTTTCTAG
- a CDS encoding ATPase has protein sequence MEFSVVEIGYDQKQVDRCLEHLGERLGRLAVRTDAVAKNDPELAQIRAEIDRMSGLLAAPPPSHDTSDRVRQLLLTAEREAAEILARARADLAAAREEARQVRDQVYAEAVQARREFEAALQARRIRAEQVDEILRDVVISRMPRPDADRQDHADPVDEVVPASAS, from the coding sequence ATGGAATTCTCCGTCGTGGAAATCGGCTATGACCAGAAGCAGGTCGACCGCTGCCTGGAGCATCTGGGTGAGCGACTGGGCCGGTTGGCGGTGCGGACGGACGCCGTCGCGAAGAACGATCCCGAACTCGCCCAGATCCGGGCGGAAATCGATCGAATGAGCGGCCTGCTGGCCGCGCCGCCACCGTCGCACGACACGTCGGACCGGGTCCGGCAGTTGTTGCTGACGGCCGAGCGTGAGGCGGCCGAGATCCTGGCCCGGGCCCGAGCCGACCTGGCGGCGGCGCGCGAGGAGGCCCGGCAGGTACGCGACCAGGTCTACGCCGAGGCGGTGCAGGCCCGCCGTGAATTCGAGGCGGCCCTGCAGGCGCGTCGGATCCGGGCCGAGCAGGTGGACGAGATCCTCCGGGACGTCGTGATCAGTCGGATGCCGCGTCCCGACGCGGATCGACAGGACCATGCCGACCCGGTCGACGAGGTCGTTCCGGCCTCAGCCTCCTGA
- a CDS encoding response regulator, translating into MDAAESKPVRILVVDDDPGDVLMIEEALAHSGVPKSIDVVGDGQEAMEFLYQEGRHETAPRPDMILLDLNMPRMDGRQVLTKVKSDDSLRTIPIVVLTTSNADTDIIGSYNLRANAYVTKPIGLDDFNDVIRRIDEFFGQIVVLPRRA; encoded by the coding sequence ATGGACGCAGCCGAGTCGAAGCCCGTGCGGATCCTGGTCGTCGACGATGATCCGGGCGACGTGCTGATGATCGAGGAAGCGTTGGCCCATTCTGGCGTGCCGAAGTCGATCGACGTGGTCGGCGACGGCCAGGAGGCGATGGAGTTCCTGTACCAGGAGGGTCGGCACGAGACCGCGCCCAGGCCGGACATGATCCTGTTGGATCTCAACATGCCCCGGATGGACGGTCGGCAGGTGTTGACCAAGGTCAAGAGTGACGACAGCCTGCGTACGATCCCGATCGTCGTGCTGACCACGTCGAACGCGGACACCGACATCATCGGCAGCTACAACTTGCGCGCCAACGCGTACGTCACCAAGCCCATCGGCCTCGACGACTTCAACGACGTCATCCGGCGGATCGACGAGTTCTTCGGTCAGATCGTGGTGCTGCCCCGGCGGGCCTGA
- the kdpA gene encoding potassium-transporting ATPase subunit KdpA encodes MSTTTAGIILIVSLVVALVAVYKPFGNYMYRVVSGDRHSRVERVIFRLIGVDTRAEQSWGTYARSVLAFSLLSLLFLYGFLRLQDKLWLSLGFDPVTNHIAWNTAVSFVTNTNWQAYSGESTMGHLVQMAGLAVQNFVSASVGIAVAVALIRGFARSRSEQLGNFWVDLVRITLRILLPIAVLGAIVLMIGGVVQNLSGGTDVGTVAGGAQTITGGPVASQEVIKELGTNGGGFYNVNSAHPFENPTTWTNWIEMFLILLIPFSLPRVFGRMVGQNRQGYAIVAVMAILAIASVTLTNVFELTGDGTVPQAVGAAMEGKEARFGVSNSSTFAAVTTLTSTGAVNSFHDSFTPLGGMMPLVNMMLGEVAPGGVGAGLYGLLILAVITVFVAGLMVGRTPEYLGKKIGAREIKFASLYFLITPMLVLIGTAAAFATGNNGTALNVGPHGLTEVLYAFTSASNNNGSAFAGITVNTPWWDTALGLCMLLGRFLPIIFVLGLAGSLARQKPVPASEGTLPTHRPLFVGMLVGVTVVLVALTFLPALALGPLAEGL; translated from the coding sequence ATGAGTACGACGACCGCGGGCATCATCCTCATCGTCTCCCTCGTGGTGGCGCTGGTGGCGGTGTACAAACCGTTCGGCAACTACATGTACCGGGTGGTGTCCGGCGACCGGCACTCCCGGGTCGAGCGCGTCATCTTCCGACTGATCGGCGTGGACACCAGGGCCGAGCAGTCCTGGGGCACGTACGCGCGCAGCGTCCTGGCGTTCTCCCTGCTCTCACTGCTCTTCCTGTACGGCTTCCTTCGCCTGCAGGACAAGCTGTGGCTCTCGCTCGGGTTCGACCCGGTGACCAACCACATCGCCTGGAACACCGCGGTCAGCTTCGTGACCAACACGAACTGGCAGGCGTACTCGGGTGAGTCGACGATGGGCCACCTGGTGCAGATGGCCGGGCTGGCCGTCCAGAACTTCGTCTCCGCCTCGGTCGGCATCGCCGTGGCGGTGGCCCTGATCCGGGGCTTCGCCCGGAGCCGGTCGGAGCAACTGGGCAACTTCTGGGTCGACCTGGTCCGGATCACGCTGCGGATCCTGCTGCCCATCGCGGTGCTCGGCGCGATCGTGCTGATGATCGGCGGGGTGGTGCAGAACCTGTCCGGCGGCACCGACGTCGGCACGGTGGCCGGTGGAGCCCAGACGATCACCGGTGGCCCGGTCGCCTCGCAGGAGGTGATCAAGGAACTCGGCACCAACGGCGGCGGCTTCTACAACGTCAACAGCGCGCACCCGTTCGAGAACCCGACCACCTGGACCAACTGGATCGAGATGTTCCTAATCCTGCTGATCCCGTTCAGCCTGCCCCGGGTCTTCGGCCGGATGGTCGGGCAGAACCGGCAGGGCTACGCCATCGTCGCGGTGATGGCGATCCTGGCGATCGCCAGCGTGACCCTGACCAACGTCTTCGAACTGACCGGCGACGGCACCGTGCCGCAGGCGGTCGGCGCGGCGATGGAGGGCAAGGAGGCCCGGTTCGGGGTCTCCAACTCGTCGACCTTCGCCGCGGTCACCACCCTCACCTCGACCGGTGCGGTGAACTCGTTCCACGACTCGTTCACCCCGCTCGGCGGGATGATGCCGCTGGTCAACATGATGTTGGGCGAGGTGGCGCCGGGTGGTGTCGGCGCCGGCCTGTACGGCCTGCTGATCCTCGCCGTGATCACGGTCTTCGTGGCCGGGCTGATGGTCGGGCGGACCCCCGAGTACCTGGGCAAGAAGATCGGTGCCAGGGAGATCAAGTTTGCCTCGCTGTACTTCCTGATCACCCCGATGCTGGTGCTGATCGGCACGGCGGCGGCGTTCGCCACCGGCAACAACGGCACGGCGCTCAACGTCGGACCACACGGCCTGACCGAGGTGCTGTACGCCTTCACCTCGGCGAGCAACAACAACGGATCGGCGTTCGCCGGGATCACGGTGAACACGCCCTGGTGGGACACGGCTCTCGGGCTGTGCATGCTGCTCGGCCGGTTCCTGCCGATCATCTTCGTGCTCGGCCTGGCGGGTTCGTTGGCCCGGCAGAAACCCGTACCGGCCTCCGAGGGGACGCTGCCGACGCACCGGCCGTTGTTCGTCGGAATGCTCGTCGGCGTGACGGTGGTGCTGGTGGCGCTGACCTTCCTGCCCGCGTTGGCGCTCGGCCCGCTGGCCGAAGGGTTGTGA
- a CDS encoding STAS domain-containing protein yields MAFSVSCTQHADFVRLHLNGELDIVTVPDLHAALDRLLEDGQRRLLVDLTELTFCDSSGLAAFVRGDDEAGSRGGWLRLTGATGRVDRVLRISGLAELFRYDQEHDRHDPAPLSDR; encoded by the coding sequence GTGGCGTTCTCCGTCAGTTGTACGCAGCATGCCGACTTCGTACGGCTGCACCTGAATGGTGAACTGGACATCGTGACGGTGCCCGACCTCCACGCGGCTCTCGACCGGTTACTCGAGGACGGTCAGCGACGTTTGCTGGTAGACCTGACGGAGCTGACCTTCTGCGACTCCAGTGGTTTGGCCGCGTTCGTCCGGGGGGATGACGAGGCCGGTTCTCGGGGCGGCTGGCTGCGGCTGACCGGCGCGACCGGCCGGGTCGACCGGGTGCTGCGGATCAGCGGACTGGCCGAGTTGTTCCGGTACGACCAGGAACACGACCGACATGACCCCGCGCCCCTTAGTGACCGCTGA
- a CDS encoding DUF2267 domain-containing protein, which translates to MSGKQMEGDNQRRRALARQAREQGRRPSEVGATLGADKQLESLDRGRRNGPPPAGSRKPNAERAGPVTPAPAPGGRPMPLPDDIGGTVGTDVAVIAYRDLVSDVGRRAGVDFEQARAAAGATVTALARALEEADRQRLLDAVPGQLCDERSLASADRRRDLAGFLEEVARLSHRSPEQARYQAQATLSALAEQDQGLVESLDLPEYLRDLLGPPPAGGGLVDPTGGAAALTDEELRDALATLPYWSADRGRLTRTIELPAENLDRVLGRLARLRPDTGRGPMVGRETPDTAVLTVRTRSLDAVSALDVALAHQIDDAIDEVGGGMATGAERSRRPRPGP; encoded by the coding sequence ATGAGCGGGAAGCAGATGGAGGGTGACAATCAACGACGTCGTGCGTTGGCCCGGCAGGCCCGCGAGCAGGGTCGGCGGCCGAGCGAGGTCGGGGCCACCCTCGGGGCCGACAAGCAGCTCGAAAGCCTGGACCGGGGCCGCCGGAACGGGCCGCCGCCGGCCGGCAGCCGCAAGCCGAACGCCGAGCGGGCCGGGCCGGTCACCCCGGCGCCCGCACCGGGCGGGCGTCCCATGCCGCTGCCCGACGACATCGGCGGCACCGTCGGCACGGACGTCGCCGTCATCGCGTACCGGGATCTCGTCTCCGATGTCGGGCGGCGGGCCGGCGTGGACTTCGAACAGGCCCGTGCCGCCGCCGGAGCCACGGTGACCGCGCTGGCCCGAGCGTTGGAGGAGGCCGACCGGCAGCGCCTGCTCGACGCCGTACCCGGTCAGCTGTGTGACGAACGGTCGCTGGCCTCCGCAGACCGGCGCCGGGACCTGGCGGGTTTCCTCGAGGAGGTCGCCCGGCTCAGCCACCGCAGCCCGGAGCAGGCCCGCTACCAGGCACAGGCGACCCTGAGCGCGCTCGCCGAGCAGGACCAGGGTCTGGTCGAGTCGCTCGACCTGCCGGAGTATCTCCGCGACCTGCTCGGGCCGCCACCGGCCGGCGGAGGTCTCGTCGATCCGACCGGCGGCGCCGCTGCGCTGACCGACGAGGAGCTGCGCGACGCGCTCGCCACGCTGCCGTACTGGTCCGCTGATCGAGGCCGGCTGACCCGCACCATCGAACTGCCGGCGGAGAACCTGGACCGGGTGCTGGGCCGGCTGGCCCGGCTGCGCCCGGACACCGGGCGGGGCCCGATGGTGGGCCGGGAGACGCCGGACACCGCCGTGCTCACCGTCCGGACCCGGTCCCTGGACGCGGTCAGCGCGCTCGACGTGGCACTCGCGCACCAGATCGACGACGCGATCGACGAGGTCGGCGGCGGCATGGCCACTGGAGCGGAACGATCACGCCGGCCACGACCGGGCCCGTGA
- a CDS encoding endonuclease/exonuclease/phosphatase family protein: MAESKIEPAGGGSAGRRRRRRDTLILITAALLTGLMAGHRLIPNVRGLGSLLDSGVPFLGLGVPLLAVAALLVRTRIALAAVLVPAVVWAVLFGTAWVPGGSGGPVQLRVASQNLREGNPDPTATVRTLADTEADLIGLQELSGDTDGSVTRTLRERYPHRALVTTVGLWSRFPIRDVVGVDTGLAWTRALRAVVAAPGGDVVVYVVHLGSVRAGDTGTRDRTVSALADQIRQDSAERLIVLGDLNTATTDRKIEPLTELLNDAQADAGRGPGFTWPAALPLTRPDHVLYRGLTAAYAKVVRTPASDHRAVTAGFR, translated from the coding sequence GTGGCCGAAAGCAAGATCGAGCCGGCGGGCGGCGGGTCGGCGGGTCGAAGGCGGCGTCGCCGCGACACGCTGATCCTGATCACGGCTGCCCTGCTGACCGGGCTGATGGCCGGCCACCGCCTGATCCCCAACGTCCGAGGTCTGGGCAGTCTGCTGGACAGCGGCGTCCCGTTCCTCGGTCTCGGCGTGCCGCTGCTCGCGGTCGCCGCCCTGCTGGTCCGGACCCGGATCGCGCTCGCCGCCGTGCTGGTGCCGGCGGTCGTCTGGGCGGTGCTGTTCGGCACGGCGTGGGTACCCGGCGGGAGCGGCGGCCCGGTGCAGTTGCGGGTGGCCAGCCAGAACCTGCGGGAGGGAAATCCCGACCCGACCGCCACGGTGCGCACTCTGGCCGACACCGAGGCCGACCTGATCGGCCTACAGGAGCTGTCCGGGGACACCGACGGGTCGGTGACCAGAACGCTGCGGGAGCGGTATCCGCACCGGGCCCTCGTCACCACGGTCGGGCTCTGGAGCAGGTTCCCGATCCGGGACGTCGTCGGCGTCGACACCGGGCTCGCCTGGACCCGGGCCCTGCGGGCGGTGGTGGCCGCCCCCGGCGGCGACGTCGTCGTCTACGTCGTGCACCTCGGCTCGGTCAGGGCCGGCGACACCGGTACCCGGGACCGGACGGTCTCCGCGCTCGCCGACCAGATCCGTCAGGACTCCGCCGAACGGCTGATCGTGCTCGGCGATCTCAACACCGCGACCACCGACCGGAAGATCGAACCGCTGACCGAGCTGCTCAACGACGCCCAGGCCGACGCGGGCCGGGGACCGGGTTTCACCTGGCCGGCCGCGTTGCCACTGACCCGCCCCGACCACGTGCTGTACCGGGGGCTGACGGCGGCGTACGCCAAGGTCGTCCGGACGCCGGCCAGCGACCACCGTGCGGTGACGGCAGGCTTCCGCTAG
- a CDS encoding OsmC family protein, producing the protein MPDSDSWVHEATATAEGGHLHTDDGELSTSLASPLAPHCTGLAPEQLLAAAFASCLHHAAVEAATGITDEAHTVQVRAQARLARDSDGLYRADVRASIASVGLNRDQLTDLARYADQLWPFSSGSGRHTLTVGPAEPRRR; encoded by the coding sequence ATGCCGGATTCGGATTCCTGGGTGCACGAGGCCACCGCTACCGCTGAAGGAGGTCACCTGCATACGGACGACGGGGAACTGTCGACCAGCCTGGCCTCGCCGCTGGCGCCGCACTGCACCGGGCTCGCCCCGGAACAGCTGCTCGCCGCCGCGTTCGCCTCCTGCCTGCACCACGCGGCGGTCGAGGCGGCCACCGGCATCACCGACGAGGCACACACCGTGCAGGTACGCGCCCAGGCCCGGCTCGCCCGGGACTCCGACGGTCTCTACCGGGCCGACGTACGCGCCAGCATCGCGTCGGTCGGCCTGAACCGGGACCAGCTGACCGACCTGGCCCGGTACGCCGACCAGCTCTGGCCGTTCTCCAGCGGCAGCGGCCGGCACACCCTCACCGTCGGTCCGGCCGAACCGCGCCGACGCTGA